Part of the Sulfuricurvum kujiense DSM 16994 genome, ACGGCGTACGGCGACGGTGATCAGCTCAGAACCCGAGGCCAAAGTTGCCGCTTTGGTTGTTTCAAACGAGTCGTATTTACCGCTTCCGACGATGAGTCGGCTTCCGAGAGTATATTTTCCGATTTGTAATGTATGCATCCATATCCTTTTGTTTAGTCATGTAAAACTTTTAGTATGCTCAGAGGGAGAACCTCATGCTCGATTGCGCGAATTTTAGCAGTAAATTCTTCTAAATTATCATTAGGATTTTTAGTAAAACTTTTTTGCAAGATTATTTCACCGCCGTCTAGTTCATCGGTGACCCAGTGTACACTGACTCCGCATACTTTTTCATCGCTTTCGAAGCTGCGTTCGATTGCCCGGGCACCTTTGAACGCAGGGAGAAGTGCGGGATGGAGGTTTATGGAACGGATCTGCGATGTAAATACGGGGGTAAGAATCCGCATAAACCCGCACAGCACTACGAGATCGGGATTGTACTCTTGGATGAGTGAAACCAACGCTTCATCGTAGAGTTCGCGACTCTCAAAATCCCGGTGGTCAAGTATCTCGACCGGTATGCCGGCACTTCTGGCTTTGGCAATACCTCCCGCTTCGGGATTATTGGTGATAGCACAAACGATTGCGGCATGCTTAAGATGGATTTTTGTGATCAGATTGGCGAGGTTGGTCCCCTCGCCGCTAAAGAGGGCAACGATTTTTTTCATAAGCAGGTAATTCTTTCTATGAGGTCAAATGGGGTGAGGGCATAATTGTTTTTATCGAATTTCTGTGCAGCGAGGGTATGTGCGAGCGAACCTTGAATTGCCGCTTCCAACGGCGTATTCCCTTGTGCCAGCAGGGCACCGATAAGACCGCTTAGGACATCCCCGCTTCCCCCCTTGGCAAGAGCTACGGTTCCCAGCGGGTTGATATAAAACTCTTCTCCCTGCCCGATAATAACGTTGGAGCCTTTAAGCACTAACACCGTGTTTGGATAGGCGGAGCAAAATTTCTCAACGTAAGTGAAACGGTTGCTTTGCAATGCGCTAACATCGATATCGGCGATACCGGTGAGCCGTAAAATTTGGGTGAACTCTTTGGGATGCGGGGTAAGGACGAGCGAGGTGCGTTTTAAAAGTTTGCTAAACATCGGATGGTAAAAAATATCGGCATCCAAAACCAGCGGAAGGGTATTGTCCAGCAAAGAGGAGAGCTCATCGTCGCAAAACTCTACCCCCAGCCCCATCCCCAGTGCAATAGCCGTGGCCGTTGAGGGAATGGAATGGCTTTGCATCAGCTCATAAGGGATGGTTACGTTTTCGTTACTGATCAGACTCACCAATCCCGTTCCGAAACGGAGGGCTGCTGAGCCTGCGATTACGGATGCGCCTGCTTTTTCGCCGCAGACTACCGCCAAATGGCCGTAGCTTCCTTTATGGGAAGAGGCTCGGATTCTGTTTGGGAGTGATAAGTCCTGAGATTCTAATAACTTCCATGGCGACGGTGTCTCATATCGCTTTTTATGTACTCCTAAATCCGCAACGATGATTTCGCCGCAGACCTCTTTGGCGCCGTCGCTGAAAAGCGAACGTTTATAAGCCCCCATCGTGACCGTGATATCGGCATAAAAAACATTAGTATCGAATGTGCCCTCGGCGTAAAGGCCGCTGGGGACGTCACACGCTATTTTGAGTCCGCTCATCCCATTCATCAAGATCAAAGCTTCGATAGCCGTCGGGCCGAGAGGACGGTTCAACCCTGAACCGAAAAGTGCA contains:
- the purN gene encoding phosphoribosylglycinamide formyltransferase; the protein is MKKIVALFSGEGTNLANLITKIHLKHAAIVCAITNNPEAGGIAKARSAGIPVEILDHRDFESRELYDEALVSLIQEYNPDLVVLCGFMRILTPVFTSQIRSINLHPALLPAFKGARAIERSFESDEKVCGVSVHWVTDELDGGEIILQKSFTKNPNDNLEEFTAKIRAIEHEVLPLSILKVLHD
- a CDS encoding bifunctional ADP-dependent NAD(P)H-hydrate dehydratase/NAD(P)H-hydrate epimerase, which gives rise to MQNLYLDVSPLDQRGVTKFALSEEVMMEHAAMAMAHLIRARFNANSSVLIVCGSGNNGADGLALARLLEGDFHISLHIPFGASSPLAHLQRDRVEALGLKHAPIEGDYDVIVDALFGSGLNRPLGPTAIEALILMNGMSGLKIACDVPSGLYAEGTFDTNVFYADITVTMGAYKRSLFSDGAKEVCGEIIVADLGVHKKRYETPSPWKLLESQDLSLPNRIRASSHKGSYGHLAVVCGEKAGASVIAGSAALRFGTGLVSLISNENVTIPYELMQSHSIPSTATAIALGMGLGVEFCDDELSSLLDNTLPLVLDADIFYHPMFSKLLKRTSLVLTPHPKEFTQILRLTGIADIDVSALQSNRFTYVEKFCSAYPNTVLVLKGSNVIIGQGEEFYINPLGTVALAKGGSGDVLSGLIGALLAQGNTPLEAAIQGSLAHTLAAQKFDKNNYALTPFDLIERITCL